Proteins co-encoded in one Arachis hypogaea cultivar Tifrunner chromosome 11, arahy.Tifrunner.gnm2.J5K5, whole genome shotgun sequence genomic window:
- the LOC112723843 gene encoding calcium-transporting ATPase 2, plasma membrane-type-like isoform X1 yields MENYLNENFGGVKSKNSDGESLGKWRKLCGVVKNPKRRFRFTANLSKREEAAAMRRTNQEKLRVAVLVSKAAFQFIQGVQLGDYTVPQHVKAAGFQIDAEELGSIVEGHDVKKLKFHGGVEGIAEKLSTSTAKGLSDGYESQRRREEIFGVNQFAEAELRSFWVYVFEALHDMTLMILGVCAFVSLIVGIATEGWPKGAHDGLGIVVSILLVVFVTATSDYRQSLQFKDLDKEKKKISVQITRNGYRQKMSIYSLLPGDMVHLAIGDQVPADGLFVSGFSVLIDESSLTGESEPVMVTSQNPFLLSGTKVQDGSCTMMVTTVGMRTQWGKLMATLSEGGDDETPLQVKLNGVATIIGKIGLFFAVITFVVLVKGLMGRKLEEGRFWWWSTEDCLEMLEFFAIAVTIVVVAVPEGLPLAVTLSLAFAMKKMMNDKALVRHLAACETMGSATTICSDKTGTLTTNRMTVVKTCICMKVNHVNEVSNSKVSQLPDLALKLLLQSIFNNTGGEVVVNKMGKREILGTPTESAILEFGLSLGGDPQGEREKCKLIKVEPFNSEKKRMGVVVKVHDGGRLRAHSKGASEIVLASCDKVINSNGEIVSLDEEAMNYLSKTINQFANEALRTLCLAYMELENGFSPEDPIPSSGYTCIGVVGIKDPVRPGVKESVAVCRSAGIVVRMVTGDNINTAKAIARECGILTDDGIAIEGPEFRQKTQEELFELIPKLQVMARSSPLDKHTLVKQLRTTFGEVVAVTGDGTNDAPALHEADIGLAMGIAGTEVAKESADVIILDDNFSTIVTVAKWGRSVYINIQKFVQFQLTVNVVALLVNFSSACFTGSAPLTAVQLLWVNMIMDTLGALALATEPPNDDLMKRAPVGRKGDFISNIMWRNILGQSVYQVVVIWLLQTVGRWFFFLWGPNPDVVLNTLIFNTFVFCQVFNEINSREMEEVDVLKGMWENQVFVAVISCTVVFQIIIVEYLGTFANTTPLSFVQWLFCLGVGYMGMPIAAKLKEINVE; encoded by the exons ATGGAGAATTATTTGAATGAGAATTTTGGAGGTGTGAAATCCAAGAACTCTGATGGAGAATCTCTTGGTAAATGGAGAAAACTATGTGGGGTGGTCAAGAACCCCAAAAGACGCTTTCGTTTCACTGCCAATCTCTCTAAGCGAGAAGAAGCAGCAGCTATGCGTCGCACTAATCAG GAAAAGCTGAGAGTTGCTGTTTTAGTTTCCAAAGCTGCATTTCAATTTATCCAAG GTGTGCAACTTGGTGATTACACTGTACCACAGCATGTTAAAGCTGCAGGTTTTCAAATAGATGCAGAGGAACTTGGGTCTATAGTTGAAGGACATGACGTAAAGAAGTTGAAATTCCATGGTGGGGTTGAAGGCATTGCAGAAAAGCTTTCAACATCAACAGCCAAGGGTCTTAGTGACGGTTACGAATCGCAGCGTAGGAGAGAGGAGATTTTCGGAGTGAACCAATTCGCTGAAGCTGAACTTCGGAGCTTCTGGGTTTACGTTTTCGAAGCCCTTCATGACATGACACTCATGATTCTTGGAGTGTGTGCCTTTGTGTCGCTGATAGTTGGAATAGCAACAGAGGGATGGCCAAAGGGTGCTCACGATGGTCTAGGAATCGTCGTGAGCATCTTATTGGTGGTCTTTGTAACCGCCACAAGTGACTACCGCCAGTCCTTACAGTTCAAAGATTTAgacaaggagaaaaaaaagatttCAGTTCAGATAACAAGAAACGGTTACAGGCAGAAAATGTCAATTTACAGTTTACTCCCTGGGGACATGGTCCATCTTGCCATTGGAGACCAAGTCCCTGCCGACGGACTCTTCGTTTCCGGATTCTCCGTCTTGATTGACGAGTCGAGTTTAACCGGCGAGAGCGAACCGGTTATGGTTACTTCTCAGAACCCGTTTCTTCTTTCGGGAACAAAAGTCCAAGATGGATCCTGTACCATGATGGTTACAACGGTGGGAATGAGAACACAGTGGGGGAAGTTAATGGCGACGCTAAGCGAAGGTGGCGATGACGAGACGCCGTTGCAGGTGAAGCTGAATGGAGTGGCAACGATTATAGGAAAGATAGGACTGTTTTTCGCGGTGATTACTTTCGTTGTGTTGGTGAAGGGACTAATGGGGAGAAAACTTGAAGAAGGGAGGTTTTGGTGGTGGTCTACGGAGGATTGCTTGGAGATGCTGGAATTCTTCGCCATTGCAGTTacgattgttgttgttgctgtgccGGAGGGGCTGCCGTTGGCAGTTACGTTGAGCCTTGCGTTTGcgatgaagaagatgatgaatgacAAGGCTCTTGTGAGACACTTGGCAGCTTGCGAGACCATGGGATCCGCCACAACTATATGTAGTGACAAGACTGGAACCCTAACAACCAACCGCATGACAGTTGTCAAAACATGCATTTGTATGAAGGTAAACCAC GTTAACGAAGTGAGCAACAGTAAGGTGTCTCAACTCCCAGATTTGGCATTAAAGCTGCTACTTCAGTCAATATTCAACAACACCGGCGGTGAAGTTGTGGTTAACAAAATGGGGAAGCGTGAGATTTTGGGAACTCCAACAGAATCAGCGATTCTAGAATTCGGGCTCTCGCTAGGTGGGGACCCACAAGGCGAGAGAGAAAAATGCAAGCTTATAAAAGTTGAGCCATTCAACTCCGAAAAGAAAAGAATGGGCGTGGTTGTGAAGGTCCATGATGGAGGACGCTTAAGAGCACATAGCAAAGGTGCTTCTGAAATAGTGCTTGCATCTTGTGACAAAGTGATAAACTCAAATGGTGAGATTGTGTCCCTTGATGAAGAAGCAATGAACTATCTTAGCAAGACAATAAACCAGTTTGCTAATGAGGCACTTAGGACTCTGTGTCTTGCTTATATGGAATTGGAAAATGGGTTCTCTCCAGAGGATCCTATTCCTTCTTCTGGGTACACTTGTATAGGAGTTGTTGGTATCAAAGATCCCGTTCGTCCGGGTGTTAAGGAATCTGTTGCAGTGTGTCGGTCCGCCGGAATAGTAGTGAGGATGGTCACCGGAGATAACATTAATACGGCAAAGGCTATTGCCAGAGAGTGTGGGATTTTAACAGATGATGGCATCGCCATTGAAGGTCCTGAATTTAGACAAAAAACTCAGGAGGAATTGTTTGAACTCATTCCCAAGCTCCAG GTGATGGCTAGATCCTCACCTTTAGATAAGCATACATTGGTGAAGCAGTTGCGTACAACTTTTGGAGAGGTTGTAGCTGTAACTGGTGATGGAACAAATGATGCCCCAGCCCTTCATGAAGCTGATATTGGACTTGCAATGGGAATTGCTGGAACTGAG GTTGCTAAAGAAAGTGCAGATGTCATAATTTTAGACGATAACTTCTCCACAATAGTGACAGTAGCAAAATGGGGACGTTCAGTTTacataaatattcaaaaatttgtACAGTTTCAGCTTACCGTTAATGTGGTAGCATTACTAGTGAACTTCTCATCAGCTTGTTTCACAG GAAGTGCACCACTGACGGCGGTTCAACTTTTGTGGGTGAACATGATAATGGACACATTAGGAGCACTTGCACTTGCAACGGAGCCTCcaaatgatgatttgatgaagcGTGCACCTGTTGGAAGGAAAGGAGATTTCATCAGCAATATCATGTGGAGAAATATCTTGGGACAATCAGTGTATCAAGTTGTTGTCATTTGGCTTCTTCAGACTGTGGGAAGATGGTTCTTCTTTCTCTGGGGCCCAAATCCTGATGTTGTCTTAAACACACTTATTTTCAACACATTTGTCTTCTGTCAG GTTTTCAATGAGATAAACTCTCGAGAAATGGAGGAAGTAGATGTGTTGAAGGGCATGTGGGAAAATCAGGTGTTTGTGGCTGTGATTAGTTGCACTGTCGTGTTTCAAATCATAATAGTTGAGTACTTGGGAACCTTTGCAAACACAACACCTCTCTCTTTTGTACAATGGCTCTTTTGTTTAGGGGTTGGGTATATGGGCATGCCAATTGCAGCAAAGTTAAAAGAGATCAATGTTGAATGA
- the LOC112723843 gene encoding calcium-transporting ATPase 2, plasma membrane-type-like isoform X2 produces the protein MENYLNENFGGVKSKNSDGESLGKWRKLCGVVKNPKRRFRFTANLSKREEAAAMRRTNQEKLRVAVLVSKAAFQFIQGVQLGDYTVPQHVKAAGFQIDAEELGSIVEGHDVKKLKFHGGVEGIAEKLSTSTAKGLSDGYESQRRREEIFGVNQFAEAELRSFWVYVFEALHDMTLMILGVCAFVSLIVGIATEGWPKGAHDGLGIVVSILLVVFVTATSDYRQSLQFKDLDKEKKKISVQITRNGYRQKMSIYSLLPGDMVHLAIGDQVPADGLFVSGFSVLIDESSLTGESEPVMVTSQNPFLLSGTKVQDGSCTMMVTTVGMRTQWGKLMATLSEGGDDETPLQVKLNGVATIIGKIGLFFAVITFVVLVKGLMGRKLEEGRFWWWSTEDCLEMLEFFAIAVTIVVVAVPEGLPLAVTLSLAFAMKKMMNDKALVRHLAACETMGSATTICSDKTGTLTTNRMTVVKTCICMKVNEVSNSKVSQLPDLALKLLLQSIFNNTGGEVVVNKMGKREILGTPTESAILEFGLSLGGDPQGEREKCKLIKVEPFNSEKKRMGVVVKVHDGGRLRAHSKGASEIVLASCDKVINSNGEIVSLDEEAMNYLSKTINQFANEALRTLCLAYMELENGFSPEDPIPSSGYTCIGVVGIKDPVRPGVKESVAVCRSAGIVVRMVTGDNINTAKAIARECGILTDDGIAIEGPEFRQKTQEELFELIPKLQVMARSSPLDKHTLVKQLRTTFGEVVAVTGDGTNDAPALHEADIGLAMGIAGTEVAKESADVIILDDNFSTIVTVAKWGRSVYINIQKFVQFQLTVNVVALLVNFSSACFTGSAPLTAVQLLWVNMIMDTLGALALATEPPNDDLMKRAPVGRKGDFISNIMWRNILGQSVYQVVVIWLLQTVGRWFFFLWGPNPDVVLNTLIFNTFVFCQVFNEINSREMEEVDVLKGMWENQVFVAVISCTVVFQIIIVEYLGTFANTTPLSFVQWLFCLGVGYMGMPIAAKLKEINVE, from the exons ATGGAGAATTATTTGAATGAGAATTTTGGAGGTGTGAAATCCAAGAACTCTGATGGAGAATCTCTTGGTAAATGGAGAAAACTATGTGGGGTGGTCAAGAACCCCAAAAGACGCTTTCGTTTCACTGCCAATCTCTCTAAGCGAGAAGAAGCAGCAGCTATGCGTCGCACTAATCAG GAAAAGCTGAGAGTTGCTGTTTTAGTTTCCAAAGCTGCATTTCAATTTATCCAAG GTGTGCAACTTGGTGATTACACTGTACCACAGCATGTTAAAGCTGCAGGTTTTCAAATAGATGCAGAGGAACTTGGGTCTATAGTTGAAGGACATGACGTAAAGAAGTTGAAATTCCATGGTGGGGTTGAAGGCATTGCAGAAAAGCTTTCAACATCAACAGCCAAGGGTCTTAGTGACGGTTACGAATCGCAGCGTAGGAGAGAGGAGATTTTCGGAGTGAACCAATTCGCTGAAGCTGAACTTCGGAGCTTCTGGGTTTACGTTTTCGAAGCCCTTCATGACATGACACTCATGATTCTTGGAGTGTGTGCCTTTGTGTCGCTGATAGTTGGAATAGCAACAGAGGGATGGCCAAAGGGTGCTCACGATGGTCTAGGAATCGTCGTGAGCATCTTATTGGTGGTCTTTGTAACCGCCACAAGTGACTACCGCCAGTCCTTACAGTTCAAAGATTTAgacaaggagaaaaaaaagatttCAGTTCAGATAACAAGAAACGGTTACAGGCAGAAAATGTCAATTTACAGTTTACTCCCTGGGGACATGGTCCATCTTGCCATTGGAGACCAAGTCCCTGCCGACGGACTCTTCGTTTCCGGATTCTCCGTCTTGATTGACGAGTCGAGTTTAACCGGCGAGAGCGAACCGGTTATGGTTACTTCTCAGAACCCGTTTCTTCTTTCGGGAACAAAAGTCCAAGATGGATCCTGTACCATGATGGTTACAACGGTGGGAATGAGAACACAGTGGGGGAAGTTAATGGCGACGCTAAGCGAAGGTGGCGATGACGAGACGCCGTTGCAGGTGAAGCTGAATGGAGTGGCAACGATTATAGGAAAGATAGGACTGTTTTTCGCGGTGATTACTTTCGTTGTGTTGGTGAAGGGACTAATGGGGAGAAAACTTGAAGAAGGGAGGTTTTGGTGGTGGTCTACGGAGGATTGCTTGGAGATGCTGGAATTCTTCGCCATTGCAGTTacgattgttgttgttgctgtgccGGAGGGGCTGCCGTTGGCAGTTACGTTGAGCCTTGCGTTTGcgatgaagaagatgatgaatgacAAGGCTCTTGTGAGACACTTGGCAGCTTGCGAGACCATGGGATCCGCCACAACTATATGTAGTGACAAGACTGGAACCCTAACAACCAACCGCATGACAGTTGTCAAAACATGCATTTGTATGAAG GTTAACGAAGTGAGCAACAGTAAGGTGTCTCAACTCCCAGATTTGGCATTAAAGCTGCTACTTCAGTCAATATTCAACAACACCGGCGGTGAAGTTGTGGTTAACAAAATGGGGAAGCGTGAGATTTTGGGAACTCCAACAGAATCAGCGATTCTAGAATTCGGGCTCTCGCTAGGTGGGGACCCACAAGGCGAGAGAGAAAAATGCAAGCTTATAAAAGTTGAGCCATTCAACTCCGAAAAGAAAAGAATGGGCGTGGTTGTGAAGGTCCATGATGGAGGACGCTTAAGAGCACATAGCAAAGGTGCTTCTGAAATAGTGCTTGCATCTTGTGACAAAGTGATAAACTCAAATGGTGAGATTGTGTCCCTTGATGAAGAAGCAATGAACTATCTTAGCAAGACAATAAACCAGTTTGCTAATGAGGCACTTAGGACTCTGTGTCTTGCTTATATGGAATTGGAAAATGGGTTCTCTCCAGAGGATCCTATTCCTTCTTCTGGGTACACTTGTATAGGAGTTGTTGGTATCAAAGATCCCGTTCGTCCGGGTGTTAAGGAATCTGTTGCAGTGTGTCGGTCCGCCGGAATAGTAGTGAGGATGGTCACCGGAGATAACATTAATACGGCAAAGGCTATTGCCAGAGAGTGTGGGATTTTAACAGATGATGGCATCGCCATTGAAGGTCCTGAATTTAGACAAAAAACTCAGGAGGAATTGTTTGAACTCATTCCCAAGCTCCAG GTGATGGCTAGATCCTCACCTTTAGATAAGCATACATTGGTGAAGCAGTTGCGTACAACTTTTGGAGAGGTTGTAGCTGTAACTGGTGATGGAACAAATGATGCCCCAGCCCTTCATGAAGCTGATATTGGACTTGCAATGGGAATTGCTGGAACTGAG GTTGCTAAAGAAAGTGCAGATGTCATAATTTTAGACGATAACTTCTCCACAATAGTGACAGTAGCAAAATGGGGACGTTCAGTTTacataaatattcaaaaatttgtACAGTTTCAGCTTACCGTTAATGTGGTAGCATTACTAGTGAACTTCTCATCAGCTTGTTTCACAG GAAGTGCACCACTGACGGCGGTTCAACTTTTGTGGGTGAACATGATAATGGACACATTAGGAGCACTTGCACTTGCAACGGAGCCTCcaaatgatgatttgatgaagcGTGCACCTGTTGGAAGGAAAGGAGATTTCATCAGCAATATCATGTGGAGAAATATCTTGGGACAATCAGTGTATCAAGTTGTTGTCATTTGGCTTCTTCAGACTGTGGGAAGATGGTTCTTCTTTCTCTGGGGCCCAAATCCTGATGTTGTCTTAAACACACTTATTTTCAACACATTTGTCTTCTGTCAG GTTTTCAATGAGATAAACTCTCGAGAAATGGAGGAAGTAGATGTGTTGAAGGGCATGTGGGAAAATCAGGTGTTTGTGGCTGTGATTAGTTGCACTGTCGTGTTTCAAATCATAATAGTTGAGTACTTGGGAACCTTTGCAAACACAACACCTCTCTCTTTTGTACAATGGCTCTTTTGTTTAGGGGTTGGGTATATGGGCATGCCAATTGCAGCAAAGTTAAAAGAGATCAATGTTGAATGA